From Bosea sp. NBC_00550, the proteins below share one genomic window:
- a CDS encoding CorA family divalent cation transporter: MTSQSVQDRARLLQDEIAARSASRTNRQLYVLSLLTALFLPATFITGLFGINVKGLPWVESDLGAVFVAISCVAAALFTLILLRKRGVIGD; this comes from the coding sequence ATGACGTCCCAGTCGGTGCAGGATCGGGCGCGGCTGCTGCAGGACGAGATCGCCGCCCGCTCGGCCAGCCGCACCAACCGCCAGCTCTATGTGCTCTCCTTGTTGACGGCGCTCTTCCTGCCCGCGACCTTCATCACCGGTCTGTTCGGCATCAATGTGAAGGGCCTGCCCTGGGTCGAATCGGATCTCGGCGCCGTGTTCGTGGCCATATCCTGCGTCGCCGCCGCGCTGTTCACGCTGATCCTGCTGCGGAAACGCGGCGTGATCGGCGATTGA
- the dmeF gene encoding CDF family Co(II)/Ni(II) efflux transporter DmeF, whose product MSNLNSFPARHEHVFLGSAHDRHERRTWLVVGLTAVTMVAEIVAGTAFGSMALVADGWHMSTHAAALGIAAFAYRFARQHARDSRFSFGTGKLGDLAAFASALLLMLVALAVGWESAMRLSAPVAIDFTQATVIAVLGLIVNLASAWLLKDGHDHHHGHSHGGSGHRPHDHGPDHHDHHHHAHGGGHGADTNLRAAYTHVVADAFTSILAIAALLGGRFYGWVWLDPVMGIVGACVIAHWSVGLLRSSGAILLDTVPDETLAKRIGERIAAEGAEIADLHLWQVGPGHRSAIVSIVTREPKAPAVYKQLLADLPTLSHVTVEVNARPAVA is encoded by the coding sequence ATGTCGAACCTGAACAGCTTTCCAGCCCGCCACGAGCACGTCTTCCTAGGCAGCGCACATGATCGCCACGAGCGGCGCACCTGGCTCGTCGTCGGCCTGACGGCGGTCACCATGGTCGCCGAGATCGTGGCGGGCACGGCGTTCGGCTCGATGGCGCTCGTCGCCGATGGCTGGCACATGTCGACCCATGCCGCAGCGCTCGGCATCGCTGCCTTCGCCTATCGCTTCGCCCGGCAGCATGCGCGTGACAGCCGTTTCAGCTTCGGAACGGGCAAGCTCGGCGATCTCGCGGCCTTCGCCAGCGCGCTGCTGCTGATGCTTGTCGCCCTCGCCGTGGGCTGGGAATCAGCGATGCGGTTGAGCGCGCCGGTCGCAATCGATTTCACCCAGGCCACGGTGATCGCCGTGCTCGGTCTCATCGTCAATCTGGCGAGCGCCTGGCTGCTGAAGGATGGGCATGACCACCATCACGGCCACAGCCATGGCGGCTCGGGGCATCGCCCGCACGATCACGGCCCTGACCATCACGACCACCACCATCATGCCCATGGCGGCGGGCACGGCGCGGACACCAACCTGCGCGCGGCCTATACGCATGTCGTCGCCGACGCCTTCACCTCGATCCTGGCGATCGCGGCGCTGCTCGGCGGCCGATTCTACGGCTGGGTCTGGCTCGACCCGGTAATGGGCATCGTCGGCGCCTGCGTGATCGCCCACTGGTCGGTCGGCCTACTGCGCAGCTCGGGAGCGATCCTGCTCGACACCGTGCCGGACGAGACCCTTGCGAAGCGCATCGGCGAACGGATCGCCGCCGAGGGCGCCGAGATCGCCGATCTACACCTCTGGCAGGTCGGGCCGGGGCATCGCAGCGCGATCGTCTCGATCGTCACCCGCGAGCCGAAAGCCCCGGCGGTCTACAAGCAGCTGCTGGCCGATCTGCCGACACTGTCACATGTCACGGTCGAGGTGAACGCCCGCCCGGCCGTTGCCTAG
- a CDS encoding ABC transporter substrate-binding protein has translation MLAATIAGSAALAATAAQAQGKSLTLCWAAWDPANALVELSKDFTAKTNIAMKFEFVPWPNFADRMLNELNSKGKLCDLIIGDSQWIGGSAENKHYVKLNDFFAKEGIKIDDFMPATVTGYAEWPKNTPNYWALPAMGDALGWTYRKDWFSRPELQAEFKAKYNRELAAPKSQTELKQIAEFFQGRDIDGKKVYGAAIFTERGSEGITMGVANALYPFGFKYEDPKKPYAMAGFVNSDDAVKGLEFYKSLYKCCTPPGYSNAYMQEGLDAFKSGQAALQMNWFAFFPGLYKDPNVGGDRIGFFVNPPEKQKGSQLGGQGLSVVAYSPNQAEALSYVKWFASLDVQKKWWELGGYTCHKGVLNDPGFAKSAPFAADFLVAMGQVVDFWAEPSYAQLMQAEQARIHDYVVAEKGTAKQALDLLIQDWTKVFKEDGKF, from the coding sequence ATGCTTGCCGCGACCATCGCCGGGAGCGCCGCGCTGGCTGCCACCGCGGCACAGGCGCAGGGCAAGTCTCTGACGCTCTGCTGGGCGGCCTGGGATCCGGCCAATGCGCTAGTCGAGCTCTCCAAGGACTTCACCGCCAAGACCAATATCGCGATGAAGTTCGAGTTCGTGCCTTGGCCGAACTTCGCCGATCGCATGCTCAACGAGCTCAATTCCAAGGGCAAGCTCTGCGACCTGATCATCGGTGACTCGCAGTGGATCGGCGGCTCCGCCGAGAACAAGCATTACGTGAAGCTGAACGATTTCTTCGCCAAGGAAGGAATCAAGATCGACGACTTCATGCCGGCGACCGTCACCGGCTATGCCGAATGGCCGAAAAATACGCCGAACTACTGGGCGCTGCCGGCCATGGGGGACGCGCTCGGCTGGACCTACCGCAAGGACTGGTTCTCCAGACCTGAGCTGCAGGCCGAATTCAAGGCCAAGTACAACCGCGAGCTCGCCGCGCCGAAGTCGCAAACCGAGCTGAAGCAGATCGCCGAGTTCTTCCAGGGCCGCGATATCGACGGCAAGAAGGTCTATGGCGCGGCGATCTTCACCGAGCGTGGCTCGGAAGGCATCACGATGGGCGTCGCCAACGCACTCTATCCTTTCGGCTTCAAATATGAGGACCCGAAGAAGCCCTACGCCATGGCTGGTTTCGTCAACTCCGACGATGCCGTGAAGGGCCTGGAGTTCTACAAGTCCCTGTACAAGTGCTGCACCCCGCCGGGCTACTCCAACGCCTATATGCAAGAGGGCCTGGACGCTTTCAAATCCGGACAGGCGGCCCTGCAGATGAACTGGTTCGCCTTCTTTCCCGGCCTGTACAAGGATCCCAATGTTGGCGGCGACAGGATCGGCTTCTTCGTCAATCCGCCCGAGAAGCAGAAGGGCTCGCAGCTCGGCGGACAGGGCCTCTCGGTCGTCGCCTATTCGCCGAACCAGGCCGAGGCGCTGTCCTACGTCAAATGGTTCGCCTCGCTCGACGTGCAGAAGAAGTGGTGGGAACTCGGCGGCTATACTTGCCACAAGGGCGTGCTGAACGATCCCGGTTTCGCCAAATCCGCGCCCTTCGCGGCCGACTTCCTCGTCGCCATGGGCCAGGTCGTCGATTTCTGGGCCGAGCCGTCCTACGCGCAGCTGATGCAGGCGGAGCAGGCGCGCATCCACGACTATGTCGTGGCGGAGAAGGGCACCGCCAAACAGGCGCTCGACCTGCTGATCCAGGATTGGACCAAGGTCTTCAAGGAAGACGGCAAGTTCTGA
- a CDS encoding carbohydrate ABC transporter permease: MRAAYPPIAQRVRGLSDKAIAWIFIAPTMILLLAINLFPLIWTIQLSFTNYRANRPNAPLRNVGLDHYQTILSDPEIWQRMQATAHFVFWTILLQTVIGFALAYLIDRKFRGHGFWTTLILIPMMLSPAVVGNFWTFLYQPQIGLFNYVVSFFTGLAPSSFQMLGDVTLSPWAIIIVDTWMWTPYVMLICLAGLRSIPDYIYEAAEVDRASNWRQFISITLPMCLPFIMLAVLFRGIENFKMFDMVNLLTSGGPGSTTELASITLKRAAFEAWRTGYSSAFAIILFVAVFGLANIYVKALNKVKAR, encoded by the coding sequence ATGCGCGCAGCCTATCCCCCAATCGCCCAGCGGGTCCGGGGTCTCAGCGACAAAGCCATCGCCTGGATCTTCATCGCGCCGACGATGATCCTCCTGCTCGCGATCAACCTGTTCCCGCTGATCTGGACGATCCAGCTTTCCTTCACCAATTACCGCGCCAATCGCCCCAATGCACCGCTGCGCAATGTCGGGCTCGATCACTACCAGACGATCCTGTCGGATCCGGAAATCTGGCAGCGCATGCAGGCGACGGCGCATTTCGTGTTCTGGACGATCCTGCTGCAGACCGTCATCGGCTTTGCGCTGGCCTACCTGATCGACCGCAAATTCCGCGGCCATGGCTTCTGGACCACGCTGATCCTGATCCCGATGATGCTGTCGCCGGCCGTGGTCGGCAATTTCTGGACGTTCCTCTACCAGCCGCAGATCGGCCTGTTCAATTACGTCGTCTCGTTCTTCACGGGGCTTGCGCCGTCCTCCTTCCAGATGCTGGGCGACGTCACCTTGAGCCCCTGGGCGATCATCATCGTCGATACCTGGATGTGGACGCCCTATGTGATGCTGATCTGCCTGGCCGGCCTGCGCTCGATCCCGGACTACATCTACGAGGCAGCCGAGGTCGACCGCGCGAGCAACTGGCGGCAATTCATCTCGATCACGCTGCCGATGTGCCTGCCCTTCATCATGCTGGCCGTGCTCTTCCGCGGCATCGAGAACTTCAAGATGTTCGACATGGTCAACCTCCTGACCTCGGGCGGGCCGGGCTCGACGACCGAACTCGCCTCGATCACGCTGAAGCGCGCCGCCTTCGAGGCCTGGCGCACCGGCTATTCCTCCGCCTTCGCGATCATCCTGTTCGTCGCCGTGTTTGGGCTGGCGAACATCTATGTG
- a CDS encoding metal-sensing transcriptional repressor codes for MSHAMDPDIINRLRRAQGHLGTVVGMVEAGRAVPEVVQQLQAVEKALEKVKSLLIFDHIEHHLFDHAQAPTPEARRSIEELKALTKYL; via the coding sequence ATGAGCCACGCCATGGACCCCGACATCATCAATCGCCTGCGCCGCGCACAGGGGCACCTCGGCACCGTCGTCGGGATGGTCGAGGCGGGGCGGGCGGTTCCCGAGGTCGTGCAGCAGCTCCAGGCTGTCGAGAAGGCTCTGGAGAAGGTCAAGTCGCTGCTGATCTTCGACCATATCGAGCACCATCTGTTCGACCACGCCCAGGCACCGACGCCCGAGGCCCGCAGGTCGATCGAGGAGCTGAAGGCTCTCACCAAATATCTGTGA
- a CDS encoding isovaleryl-CoA dehydrogenase — translation MLANAPRPFNFDLGETADAIRDTVHAFAQEKIAPRAEEIDRSNQFPRDLWPEMGALGLHGITVEEEYGGTGLGYLEHCIAVEEVSRASASVGLSYGAHSNLCVNQIRRNGSEAQKRKYLPGLISGEHVGALAMSEPGSGSDVVSMRTRADKKGDRYVLNGNKMWITNGPIAETLVVYAKTDPEAGSRGISAFLIEKGMKGFSTHQKLDKLGMRGSDTCELVFQDCEVPEENVLGTVGRGVNVLMSGLDYERVVLAAGPLGIMQAALDVVMPYVHERKQFGQSIGEFQLVQGKVADMYVAMNSCRAYVYSVAKACDRGETTREDAAGAILIAAEKATQVALDAIQLLGGNGYINDYPTGRLLRDAKLYEIGAGTSEIRRMLIGRELFNKTK, via the coding sequence ATGCTCGCCAACGCGCCGCGCCCGTTCAATTTCGACCTCGGCGAGACCGCCGACGCCATCCGCGACACCGTCCACGCCTTCGCGCAGGAGAAGATCGCGCCGCGCGCAGAAGAGATCGACCGCAGCAACCAGTTCCCGCGCGATCTCTGGCCGGAGATGGGCGCGCTCGGCCTGCACGGAATCACGGTGGAGGAGGAGTATGGCGGCACCGGGCTCGGCTATCTCGAGCATTGCATCGCGGTCGAGGAAGTCTCCCGTGCCTCGGCCTCGGTCGGCCTCTCCTACGGCGCCCATTCCAATCTCTGCGTCAACCAGATCCGCCGCAACGGCAGCGAGGCGCAGAAGCGCAAATACCTGCCGGGTCTCATCTCCGGCGAGCATGTCGGCGCGCTCGCCATGTCCGAACCCGGCTCGGGCTCCGACGTGGTCTCGATGCGCACCCGCGCCGACAAGAAGGGCGACCGCTACGTCCTCAACGGCAACAAGATGTGGATCACCAACGGCCCGATCGCCGAGACGCTGGTGGTCTACGCCAAGACCGATCCGGAGGCCGGCTCGCGCGGCATCAGCGCCTTCCTGATCGAGAAGGGCATGAAGGGCTTCTCGACCCACCAGAAGCTCGACAAGCTCGGCATGCGCGGCTCCGATACCTGCGAGCTCGTCTTCCAGGATTGCGAGGTGCCGGAGGAGAACGTGCTGGGTACGGTCGGGCGCGGCGTCAACGTGCTGATGTCGGGCCTCGACTATGAGCGCGTCGTGTTGGCCGCCGGCCCCCTCGGCATCATGCAGGCGGCGCTCGACGTGGTCATGCCCTATGTCCATGAGCGCAAGCAGTTCGGCCAGTCGATCGGCGAATTCCAGCTCGTCCAGGGCAAGGTCGCCGACATGTATGTCGCGATGAACTCCTGCCGCGCTTACGTCTATTCCGTCGCCAAGGCCTGCGACCGTGGCGAGACGACTCGCGAGGACGCAGCCGGCGCGATCCTGATCGCGGCCGAGAAGGCGACGCAGGTCGCGCTCGACGCCATCCAGCTCTTGGGCGGCAACGGCTACATCAACGACTATCCGACAGGCCGCCTGCTGCGCGACGCCAAGCTCTACGAGATCGGCGCCGGGACGAGTGAGATCAGGCGCATGCTGATCGGGCGCGAGCTGTTCAACAAGACGAAGTAG
- a CDS encoding gamma-glutamylcyclotransferase family protein: MPLYFAYGLNMDPVGMAQRCPNSHALGPARLPRHRFIVTRDGYASAIRDARDEVHGVLWDCSLSDIRTLDKFEDIGSGLYVKINQPVIVPGGAKRALIYIGRSGDAGKPKPGYMETVIAGAKHWALPEAYIAGLNRFDLKREA; this comes from the coding sequence ATGCCCCTCTACTTCGCCTACGGCCTTAACATGGACCCGGTCGGCATGGCACAGCGCTGCCCGAACTCGCACGCGCTCGGCCCCGCCCGCCTGCCGCGCCATCGTTTCATCGTCACGCGCGACGGCTATGCCTCCGCCATCCGCGATGCGCGCGACGAGGTCCATGGCGTGCTCTGGGACTGCTCGCTCAGTGATATTCGCACGCTCGACAAGTTCGAGGACATCGGCAGCGGGCTCTACGTCAAGATCAACCAGCCGGTGATCGTGCCGGGCGGCGCCAAGCGCGCGCTGATCTATATCGGCCGTTCAGGCGATGCCGGAAAGCCGAAGCCCGGCTATATGGAAACGGTCATCGCCGGAGCGAAACATTGGGCTCTGCCAGAGGCTTACATCGCCGGCTTGAATCGGTTTGACCTGAAACGCGAGGCATAG